A segment of the Fibrobacter succinogenes subsp. succinogenes S85 genome:
ATTCCCATGCTGCAAGCCAATCACCTTCGACTTCAAAAACAGGTTCGACAACAGCAGTCGTATCAACAACTTCTTCGACCGGTTTCTGTTCTTCGGGCTTCGGATCTTCAGACTTCTGTTCTTCCGGCTTCTGTTCTTCAACATCTTCCTTTACAGGGTCAACCTTTGCGGTTTCGGCAAGGTTTTCACCAAAGCGGATGTAGTCGATTTCGCCGTCAAAGTAGCGCTGATGGAGAGCCTGGTTCATGGCATCATAGCCAAGGCCCCAGTTATAGCCCAAGTCGCTGACATCGCCCTTGAAGTTAACAGTTTTCACCAAAGAGTCATTGATGAAGAAGCTGATTTCGTCACCAAGGCGTTCAACACGTGCAACCGTCCATTCGTTCATCGGAACAGAGGCGATTTCGAATTCAGACCAGCCTGTACCATTAGCGGCATCACGGATATTGAAATACAGCTTACCGTAGCCGAGGCGGAAAATCCAGCCATCGCCATAACGTCCAGGAGGTTCAGCAACCAAGATGTTATTGAAGCGAGAAGAGTTTGCCGGTTTGAAGCGGGATTCAACCACGAAATCGTTAATCTTCAGATCCGGAGTCAAAGGAACGCTAAAGCCGGACTTGCCATCAAATTTGGCAACGCCATCGACAGTGGCAACAGCGCCTTCGCCGATAACAGCATTATGACCATTGCCAGAGAAATCGCGACCGACATTGGCAGCATCATTGAATTCCCAAGCGGCAATCCACGGACGGTCACCAAGAGTCGATTTCGGATCTTCAGGCAACACTTCGCTGCTAGAAGATTCAACCGGAATGACGTAGATATCGAACGTGTATTCTACGCGGACAACGGCAATACGACCACTATTGTTGCTACCGTCACCTTCCGTACGATCAAAACCAATGGTAAAATCACCATCCAAGTTCCCCAACTTGGTGGAATGCTTATAAGCACCGGCAATTTCACCATTAACGATAAGGATGCTCAACGAGTCCACATGTTCCAAGCGAACATCGTTCCATTCCCCTTTCTGGACATCCTTATCGGCTTTAAGGACGCGCCATTCTCCTTCTTGACTGTCGCGCCACTTAAAGACGACTTCGCCATTTTCAACCTGAAGCGCCCATGCAGAGCCTGTGCCTCCAATACCCGCAGAAGCAACAGTATATGCATCAGCAGCATCCACCGCAACGTTTGCCTCAACGGCGAAGTTTTCTCCTTCAAAAGCAGAATCAGCAGAAACGGTCACCGCTTTCTGTTCAACTGCCGTTGTATCCATTTCCCACTGGTTCACCACAGCGTGGGAGCAGCGGGAAAGCTTCGTTTTAGCAGCGCTATAGCTCGTATTCGAAGCAACGATACCTGTTGCTTCGTTTGCAGACCCACCATCAACGTCACCAGCGACGAAAGACGATGTATTCGATTCCGAGCACCCCGCCAACACTCCAAACGAGGCCAGTGCTGCAACGGAAGCTAATTTTTTTATTCTCATAGATCCTCCATTCTTGATATTATGAAAATAACATTTTCAAATATTCCAAGCAAGACCAAGCAACCCCCAACCTCAAAAAAAGTCAAAAAATTTTAAGATTTTTATGTCAAAATTAGACATTT
Coding sequences within it:
- a CDS encoding LamG-like jellyroll fold domain-containing protein, with protein sequence MRIKKLASVAALASFGVLAGCSESNTSSFVAGDVDGGSANEATGIVASNTSYSAAKTKLSRCSHAVVNQWEMDTTAVEQKAVTVSADSAFEGENFAVEANVAVDAADAYTVASAGIGGTGSAWALQVENGEVVFKWRDSQEGEWRVLKADKDVQKGEWNDVRLEHVDSLSILIVNGEIAGAYKHSTKLGNLDGDFTIGFDRTEGDGSNNSGRIAVVRVEYTFDIYVIPVESSSSEVLPEDPKSTLGDRPWIAAWEFNDAANVGRDFSGNGHNAVIGEGAVATVDGVAKFDGKSGFSVPLTPDLKINDFVVESRFKPANSSRFNNILVAEPPGRYGDGWIFRLGYGKLYFNIRDAANGTGWSEFEIASVPMNEWTVARVERLGDEISFFINDSLVKTVNFKGDVSDLGYNWGLGYDAMNQALHQRYFDGEIDYIRFGENLAETAKVDPVKEDVEEQKPEEQKSEDPKPEEQKPVEEVVDTTAVVEPVFEVEGDWLAAWEFNDAAKVGRDFSGNGHTALIGEGSVVAIDGIAAFNGKSGFYVDLAKDININEFVLETRVKPTQFGTMQNIIVAEPPGRGVDGWQLRIDEGVLTVHLRDSDKDGDNWNIFPGKKMTLGEWSTVRVERSNDSLKVFQDGVLTVSVAYEGDLTQMRYDWGIGYDAMKQAFHNRYFIGEMDYIRFGKFEGFSDVNDASVTEVKPLAAWEFNEPTYVGLDRMANNSTKALVGTPVVEDTTVKLDGNSGLKVYLSPTFIRNTFAVEARVKPTKFGGMQNIIVAEPPGRLGDGWIIRLDDGVLDAYFRDENTDGSTWNSLYGKKLALDEWTTIRVERSADSIKVFQDGELTVKAAAKGDVSQLGYDIGIGYDAMNQAIHDRFFVGEIDYIRYFEK